The sequence TCAAATGAAAGTGCGAGCTTCTATAAAACGTATCTGTTCAAATTGTAAGATTGTCAAACGAAAAGGTGTTGTTCGTGTAATTTGTAGAAATCCTAAACATAAACAACGACAAGGCTAAAAATGGCACGTATTGCAGGCGTAGACTTACCCCCAAATAAACGAGTTGAGATAGCACTTACCTATATTTATGGGATTGGAAGAGTTTCATCTTTACAGATACTTAAGAAAACTGGTGTCTCTCCTGATAGAAGAGTAAAAGACCTTAATGAGAAAGAAATTGAGTTGATAAAGAAAGAGATTGAATCAAATTACAAAATTGAGGGTGCAAGACGGGCTGAGGTGAGTGAGAATATCAAGCGTCTTATCTCTATAGGTTGCTATCGTGGATTTAGACACAAAGCTGGTCTCCCTGTCAGGGGACAGCGTACTCGCACAAATGCACGCACAAGAAAAGGACCGTCAAAAGGAGCTATTGCTCTTAGGAAGAAAAAAGTATTAGGAAAGAAGGGATAACAAATGGCTAAACGTGGAAGAATAAGGAGAGTCGACCCTGAGGGTGTGATTCATATTTATGCTACTTTTAACAATACAATTGTAACTGTGACTGATAAATCTGGCAACTGTATCAGTTGGAGCTCAAGTGGGGCATCCGGCTTTAAAGGGACTAAGAAAGGAACTCCTTTTGCTGCAGGAATATGCGCAAGAACATGTGCTCGTGATATTACAAATTTAGGGATGAAAAAAGCCGAAATATGGTTAAAAGGACCGGGACCGGGCAGGGATACTGCTGTCCGTGCCTTCAGAGTTGCTGGGTTGAAAATAACACTTATAAAAGATATCACTCCAATGCCTCATAATGGTTGTCGTCCACCAAAACAAAGAAGGGTATAAAATATGGCAAGATATAGGGACCCTGTATGTAAATTTTGTAGAAGGGAAGGCAAGAAACTATTTTTAAAAGGCACTCGTTGTGATACAGATAAATGCGCCTTTAACAGGAGACAAACTCCTCCAGGTGAGACAAAGAGAAAATTTCATAAACGTGAGTCCGGATATGCTATTCACCTGAGAGAAAAGCAAAAGGTTAAGCGAATTTACGGTGTTTTAGAGCATCAATTTAGACACTACTTTGAACTTGCTACCAGTAAAAGAGGGGTTACTGGTGAAGTCTTATTACAGTTATTAGAAAGAAGGCTGGATAATGTAGTTTATAGATTAGGATTTGCACCCTCAAGGAGAGCTGCAAGACAACTTGTAACCCATGGTCATTTCCTTGTGAATAATCATAAAATTGATATACCTTCTTATCTTGTTAAACCCGGTGACTTAGTAAGCTTAAAAGAGAAGAGCCAAAAGTTATTAGGGATAGTGGAATCGCTAAAAGTGAGCCGCGAAATTCCTGTCTGGCTCTCGTTAGATAAGGCTAATTTTAAAGCAGAAGTAAAAGCTATTCCAAATCGCGAGAATATTCCTATTGATATACGTGAAGAACTAATTGTTGAACTTTATTCTAAGTAGCATTTCCCAAAAACAAAAATGGTGTCAGGTCTGTATATATCAACAATCTATAAAAATTAAGAAGTGAAACAGCAGAAGCTTTTGCACTCCATATTTAGAGAAAAACCAAAAAATGGGGAAACTCCAGAAAAAGTTTAACTTGACATAAGGCAAGCTGTACTATAAAATAGCTATATTACTATGAAAGAGACATTTTACTCGAGTCCTAATTGGTGCATCCTTTTTTTCTTCATCCTTTCAGGTAATGCATTTGCTGATGCTATTATAACCGGGTTTGTGACAGATGCATCAAATGGCGAAAAGCTGCCGTACGCAAACGTCTATGTTGAAGGGACAAAGCTTGGCAGCGCTACAAGTGATAAAGGGTATTATGTTATACACAATGTTCCACCCGGTAGATATAGGGTAATAGCATCGTATATAGGATACGAAGAAGGTAAGAGAGAGGTAGAAATAGAAGATAAAGGCGCTATTTCAGTCAATTTTCAATTAAAGCCTGAAGCTGTTAAGATAGAAGAAGTAAAAGTTACTGCAAAGAGGGCATATTTTGAAAAGGGGGTTGATGGAAGTATTGCAAAGTTTACAATTAGAGACCTTAGGACAGTGCCAAAATTCTTTGAAAGTGACCTTATTAAGATAATACAAACAATGCCGGGTGTTGTAACAATGCATGACCTATCAAATAGGCTGTATATAAGAGGTGGCAGTCCAGATGAGAATCTCGTCCTCCTTGACGGCATTACAGTATATAATCCGTCTACCCATCTATTCGGATTATTCTCTACTTTCAACCCCGACGCTGTTGCAGATATGAAACTATTTTCGGGTGGCTTCCCATCAAAGTATGGGGATGTATTATCATCAGTTATAGATGTTACCACAAGGGAGGGGAATAATAAGAGATACACGGGTAGTCTTAGTACGGGGCTTATAACTTCCAAGTTACTATTAGAGGGGCCAATTCCAAAAGGCTCATTCCTACTTAGTGGACGAAGGACATATTTTGATTTCCTTGTGTGGGCATATTCGCATATTATACATGAAGATGTAAGTCTTCCTTATTATTTCTATGACGGGGTTGGTAAAATAAACTTTAACCCATCTCAATCCAATAGGTTTACATTAACAGGCTTTGGTGGTGCAGATGTAATAAGTTTTTCAGAAACAATGGATAGTAGAGAAACAACCGAAGGAAGGGTCAACTGGGGCAATAGAGGAGTTTCTTGTAGATGGCGTAAAGTGTTTACCCCTAAATTATACGGTGAAATGGTTGGTGTTACAAGTAACTTCTTTACAGAATTTAAGTTTGATAGCAAAAGCGAGGACGACAGCATCCAAGTTTATTTTGACCAGCAGATAACAGATTACACATTAAAAAGCGATTTCAGTTATTACTTGAATCCGCAACATACTATAAGTGCAGGTGTTGATTTAAAGAAAAATAAGTTTACAGAAGAATGGGGGATTAAAAATGGTATAAATATGAAGTCTACAAATCCACCTGTTTATTCTAACAAGTTAGTAACTTATATAGAAGAGGAATGGAAGGCAACGCCTATTTTTACAATCCGTGCCGGAATGAGGGGGATATACTATTCAATAGGAAAGAGAGTTGCGATAGACCCGAGTTTAAGTTTTAGGTACTTACTCAGCCCTAATACTGCTTTGAAGGGAGCGATGGGGCGATATCATCAGTATATAGTGACACTTAATCCACAAGAATCTTTCTTCACTTTATACGATGTATGGAAGCCGCTTGATGGAACACATTCACCACCAGAAGCATATCATGCTGTGTTAGGAATAGAAGAGTGGATAGGCGAGGAGGGCGAGTTTTCTATTGATGGATATTATAAGAAATACTTATCCCTCCTGATTCCTAAAGAGAGTGAGTTTTCACAATGGATATCACAGCCAAGTGAGAGTTTAAAAGTAGGCTATGGTTATGCTGCAGGAATAGAACTATGCATTAAGAAATCGTTTAAATACTCACATGGATGGCTAAATTACACACTTGGGGTTACAAAGAGGCAAGTTGATAGTTTGTGGTATTTTCCACGCTATGATAAAAGGCATAATTTCAATATAGTTGGGGGTGCGACATTAGGTAATTTTACACTTAATCTAAGATGGTATCTATCTACTGGTTCCCCTTATGCGGGAGAGATAGCAAGGTACAGAAAATACTGGTATGAGCCCATAGATGATACAATAGTAGGTAGCGATTGGCAGTTTGTAAAAGGCACAAGGGATGCATACAGACTGCCAAATTCACATAGACTTGATTTAAACATAAATTATGGAGTTAATATACTCGGAATAAATGGGGTAGTGTATCTGGATATTATCAATGTTTACATGCGTAAAAATGTATTTGCTTACTGGTGGGATACTCAAAATGAGCCGCCAAAGAAGAGAGAGATATCAATCTTACCATACCTGATACCAAGTTTAGGTATAAATATTAGCTTCTAACTATGAAAAAGTTATTACCCATTCTTATTCTTATTATTGTGGGCTGTGAGAAGCCGCCTTTTGAAACCTATCCCGGTGCTCTTAATGTATTTGCGTTAATAAGGTCAGACCGGCCAAGGCAATGGGTGAAAGTTGAGAAGACATATAAGATGGATGAGTCTGCTACTGGTGGAGTGAGTGATGCACTGGTAGTGATTAAGAGTGAAAGCTCTGTTGATACACTGTTTTTATCAGATAGCACCCCATTTACATATGTATCGCGCGATAGTATACCTATCATTCCTATGCATACATATTATATATCTGTGAAAACAGAGGATTTAGACAGTATTTATGGAACAACAACTGCACCAGATACAGTGGTAATTTTACACCCAGAAGATGGGGATACAGTTAGCTTATCAGATTCGCTGGTCTTCAAAAATAAAAATGTATACAATCAAGATATGTATAATCAATACGATGTTGTAGCATATACAGAAGATACAATGATAAGCAGTGTAATAAGTGGTATGGGCTACTTTGAAGTAGACACTATTGTTGTAATAAGATTTTCTGCTCTAGTTAAGTCGGCCGGTTTTTATAGGATAAAGATAATGACTTACGATAAAAATTACACCCAGTATATACGTGGAAATGAGATAGGTGAGACAAGCAGTTCTGCTGGAATAAAAGGTGGGTTTGGAGTATTTGGGTCTGCTATTGTTAAAGGGCTCTATATATATATAAAACCAGAATAGCTTTCCTCTCAATAAAATTATTCTTGATTTTTGTATAAGATTGTGATATTATAAGCTAAGTATTATGAAAAGAAAGGGGTGGTTAATTACTGTTATTGTTCTTCTTGTAGCTCTTGCTGCTATTCTCATTAGTGCACCAAGAATACTTAATATTACATTTGAGAAAGCAACAAGAATTCTTGAACAAAATTTTGTTAAACAGGCACCTCCAGAATATGAGACTCGAATACGGGCAGATTTTGACAACTTCATAATTGCATTTAAGAAAAACAAAATTAAAAATGAAGCTTTACAAAGATTATCAAGTTTGATAAAGAAAGCTAATGAGGATAAAAAGTTAACTCAGCCAGAAATAGACGAAATTTTAGCGTTCATTGAAACTATAATAGGGCTTAAGTAGGTCGGGTAGTCGTCCCGCACATAATTTATGTACGGGGAGGAAAGTCCGGGCACCAAAGGGCAAGGTACCCCGGAAAGCGGGGATCCCACACCTATGCATAGGTGCGGGACTGGAAAGTGCCACAGAAACTACACCGCCCTGATAGTCTAATAGATGTGTCAGAGTAAGGGTGAAATAGTGAGGTAAGAGCTCACTCCACTCTACAGTGATGTAGATAGGGGGCAAACCCTACCCGGTGCAAGACCAAGCAAAGGGGAGAGGTGGCCCGCCTTATTTGACCCTTAGGTAGGTCGCTTAGATAAATGATTACCGTCCTGCA is a genomic window of bacterium containing:
- a CDS encoding carboxypeptidase-like regulatory domain-containing protein — translated: MKETFYSSPNWCILFFFILSGNAFADAIITGFVTDASNGEKLPYANVYVEGTKLGSATSDKGYYVIHNVPPGRYRVIASYIGYEEGKREVEIEDKGAISVNFQLKPEAVKIEEVKVTAKRAYFEKGVDGSIAKFTIRDLRTVPKFFESDLIKIIQTMPGVVTMHDLSNRLYIRGGSPDENLVLLDGITVYNPSTHLFGLFSTFNPDAVADMKLFSGGFPSKYGDVLSSVIDVTTREGNNKRYTGSLSTGLITSKLLLEGPIPKGSFLLSGRRTYFDFLVWAYSHIIHEDVSLPYYFYDGVGKINFNPSQSNRFTLTGFGGADVISFSETMDSRETTEGRVNWGNRGVSCRWRKVFTPKLYGEMVGVTSNFFTEFKFDSKSEDDSIQVYFDQQITDYTLKSDFSYYLNPQHTISAGVDLKKNKFTEEWGIKNGINMKSTNPPVYSNKLVTYIEEEWKATPIFTIRAGMRGIYYSIGKRVAIDPSLSFRYLLSPNTALKGAMGRYHQYIVTLNPQESFFTLYDVWKPLDGTHSPPEAYHAVLGIEEWIGEEGEFSIDGYYKKYLSLLIPKESEFSQWISQPSESLKVGYGYAAGIELCIKKSFKYSHGWLNYTLGVTKRQVDSLWYFPRYDKRHNFNIVGGATLGNFTLNLRWYLSTGSPYAGEIARYRKYWYEPIDDTIVGSDWQFVKGTRDAYRLPNSHRLDLNINYGVNILGINGVVYLDIINVYMRKNVFAYWWDTQNEPPKKREISILPYLIPSLGINISF
- the rpsM gene encoding 30S ribosomal protein S13, yielding MARIAGVDLPPNKRVEIALTYIYGIGRVSSLQILKKTGVSPDRRVKDLNEKEIELIKKEIESNYKIEGARRAEVSENIKRLISIGCYRGFRHKAGLPVRGQRTRTNARTRKGPSKGAIALRKKKVLGKKG
- the rpsK gene encoding 30S ribosomal protein S11, translating into MAKRGRIRRVDPEGVIHIYATFNNTIVTVTDKSGNCISWSSSGASGFKGTKKGTPFAAGICARTCARDITNLGMKKAEIWLKGPGPGRDTAVRAFRVAGLKITLIKDITPMPHNGCRPPKQRRV
- the rpsD gene encoding 30S ribosomal protein S4; protein product: MARYRDPVCKFCRREGKKLFLKGTRCDTDKCAFNRRQTPPGETKRKFHKRESGYAIHLREKQKVKRIYGVLEHQFRHYFELATSKRGVTGEVLLQLLERRLDNVVYRLGFAPSRRAARQLVTHGHFLVNNHKIDIPSYLVKPGDLVSLKEKSQKLLGIVESLKVSREIPVWLSLDKANFKAEVKAIPNRENIPIDIREELIVELYSK
- the rpmJ gene encoding 50S ribosomal protein L36, coding for MKVRASIKRICSNCKIVKRKGVVRVICRNPKHKQRQG